Proteins encoded within one genomic window of Spiribacter curvatus:
- the tsf gene encoding translation elongation factor Ts, whose product MAISAQQVKDLRERTGAGMMECKKALVETDGDMESAVEHMRKRGLAKADKKADRVAADGAVIARVASDGHSGAIVEINSETDFVANGDDFQAFANKVVERILEDDPADREALMALPLEAGGEAVELAQKELVAKIGENIQVRRFQRYGSESAQVHHYLHGSRIGVLIELEGGDEALGRDLCMHIAASQPVCVSVDDVPEERAASEREVLVAQAEASGKPPEIIDKMVEGRLRKWLAEITLLGQPFVKDPDQTVEALLEARGARVVNFTRLEVGEGIEKKEENFADEVAATIQGS is encoded by the coding sequence ATGGCAATTAGTGCACAACAGGTAAAGGATCTGCGCGAGCGCACCGGCGCCGGCATGATGGAGTGCAAAAAGGCACTGGTTGAGACCGACGGCGATATGGAGTCGGCGGTCGAGCATATGCGCAAGCGCGGACTCGCCAAGGCGGATAAGAAGGCCGATCGAGTGGCGGCGGATGGTGCCGTGATCGCCCGCGTGGCCAGTGACGGGCACAGCGGTGCGATCGTGGAGATCAATAGCGAGACGGATTTTGTCGCCAATGGCGACGATTTTCAGGCATTCGCGAACAAGGTGGTCGAACGGATCCTCGAGGATGACCCGGCCGACCGCGAAGCGCTGATGGCACTGCCGCTCGAAGCGGGCGGTGAGGCCGTGGAGCTCGCCCAGAAAGAGTTGGTCGCGAAGATTGGCGAGAACATTCAGGTCCGTCGATTCCAGCGCTATGGCAGCGAATCGGCCCAGGTCCATCACTACCTCCATGGCAGCCGGATTGGCGTGCTCATCGAGCTCGAGGGCGGTGATGAGGCGTTGGGGCGGGATCTGTGCATGCACATCGCCGCGAGTCAGCCGGTCTGCGTGAGCGTTGATGACGTGCCCGAGGAGCGCGCGGCAAGCGAGCGTGAGGTGCTGGTGGCGCAGGCCGAGGCTTCGGGCAAGCCGCCGGAAATCATCGATAAGATGGTTGAAGGCCGACTCCGCAAGTGGCTCGCCGAAATCACCCTCCTCGGGCAGCCCTTCGTCAAGGATCCAGACCAGACCGTCGAGGCGCTGCTCGAGGCCAGGGGCGCACGCGTGGTCAACTTCACGCGGCTCGAGGTCGGTGAGGGCATCGAGAAGAAGGAAGAGAACTTCGCCGACGAGGTGGCCGCGACGATTCAGGGTAGCTGA
- the rpsB gene encoding 30S ribosomal protein S2 — MAKVTMRQMLEAGVHFGHQTRYWDPKMAPYIFGHRNKIHIVNLEKSLPLYEDAVNYAGKLAANGGRILFVGTKRAAQDAVREEAERCGMPYVNHRWLGGMLTNFRTVKHSIRRYKELQQQKTDGTFEKLGKREVLSLQREMDKLERSFGGIVNMESLPDALFVIDVGYEKIAIQEAKKLGIPVVAVVDTNNSPREVDYVVPGNDDAIRAIRLYLRGISDAILDARMSTAQAPAGDDEFVELPGEAAAAETAEPAASDETSTEQKGTTHGN, encoded by the coding sequence ATGGCAAAAGTAACCATGCGCCAGATGCTGGAGGCCGGCGTTCATTTCGGCCATCAGACCCGTTACTGGGATCCGAAGATGGCGCCGTATATCTTCGGCCACCGCAACAAGATCCACATCGTCAACCTCGAAAAGAGCCTGCCGCTCTACGAGGATGCCGTTAACTATGCCGGCAAGCTCGCCGCCAATGGCGGTCGGATCCTTTTCGTGGGGACCAAGCGCGCCGCACAGGATGCCGTCCGCGAAGAGGCCGAGCGCTGCGGTATGCCCTACGTCAACCACCGCTGGCTGGGCGGCATGCTCACCAACTTCCGCACGGTGAAGCACTCGATCCGCCGCTATAAAGAGCTCCAGCAGCAGAAGACCGACGGCACATTCGAGAAGCTTGGCAAGCGTGAGGTCCTTTCACTGCAGCGTGAGATGGACAAGCTCGAGCGCTCCTTCGGCGGTATCGTCAACATGGAGTCGCTGCCCGATGCGCTGTTCGTGATCGACGTCGGGTACGAAAAGATCGCCATCCAGGAGGCGAAAAAGCTCGGCATTCCGGTGGTGGCCGTTGTCGACACCAACAACAGCCCGCGCGAGGTCGACTATGTCGTGCCGGGCAACGACGACGCCATCCGAGCGATCCGTCTCTATCTGCGTGGCATTTCCGATGCGATCCTCGATGCGCGCATGAGCACGGCGCAGGCGCCGGCGGGCGATGACGAGTTCGTCGAGCTGCCTGGCGAGGCCGCTGCAGCCGAGACAGCCGAACCGGCGGCCAGCGACGAGACGAGTACCGAACAGAAGGGAACAACGCATGGCAATTAG
- the map gene encoding type I methionyl aminopeptidase, which produces MTISIKSPAEIEKMRESGARAAAVLDMIGEHVRPGVTTGELDRLCHEKIEAMGDIPAPLNYRGFPKATCISVNHVICHGIPGSKKVKRGDILNIDVTVIHDGWHGDTSRMYFAGEPGVQAQRVSRVAYDALYAGIDIVRPGARLGDIGHAIQSFAEGQGCSVVREYCGHGIGQGFHEDPQVLHHGQPGTGETLKPGMTFTIEPMINAGRAETRLLGDQWTVVTKDHSLSAQWEHTVAVTDEGVDILTLSGDD; this is translated from the coding sequence ATGACGATTTCCATCAAATCACCCGCCGAGATCGAGAAAATGCGTGAATCCGGCGCACGCGCCGCCGCCGTCCTCGACATGATCGGTGAGCATGTCCGTCCCGGCGTCACCACGGGTGAACTCGATCGCCTCTGTCACGAGAAAATCGAGGCGATGGGGGATATCCCCGCCCCGCTCAACTACCGTGGCTTCCCGAAAGCCACCTGCATCTCCGTCAACCATGTGATCTGCCACGGCATCCCCGGGAGCAAGAAGGTCAAGCGCGGCGACATCCTCAACATCGATGTCACGGTGATCCATGACGGCTGGCATGGCGACACCAGTCGCATGTACTTCGCCGGCGAACCCGGCGTCCAGGCCCAGCGCGTCAGCCGTGTGGCATATGATGCGCTCTACGCCGGTATCGATATCGTCCGTCCCGGCGCCCGGCTTGGAGATATCGGCCATGCCATCCAGTCGTTCGCCGAAGGCCAGGGGTGCTCGGTCGTCCGCGAGTACTGCGGCCATGGCATCGGCCAGGGCTTTCACGAGGATCCCCAGGTCCTCCACCACGGCCAGCCGGGGACCGGCGAGACCCTGAAGCCCGGCATGACCTTCACCATCGAGCCGATGATCAACGCCGGCCGCGCCGAGACCCGTCTACTCGGCGATCAGTGGACCGTTGTCACCAAGGATCACAGCCTCTCCGCCCAGTGGGAGCACACCGTCGCCGTCACCGATGAGGGAGTCGATATCCTGACCCTCAGTGGCGACGACTGA
- the glnD gene encoding [protein-PII] uridylyltransferase — protein MIDRQLLDLDALDRALTDTANVTPVLQRALADADDTLSARFLDGEPAFKLVPLRAAVMDAVVTRAWAICLGDLADHACLAAVGGYGRGELHPGSDTDLMIIIPAPLPEALESRLSDLVTRLWDIGIEVGHSVRSVNDCVEQARRDITVATNLMEARPLAGDRSLFDAMDAATSPYRIWSGPDFFEAKWAEQQKRHERYDDTAYNLEPNLKESPGGLRDIHMIGWVAKRHFNAGALSDLVDLGFLSESEYEELIQGQHFLWDIRFALHRLAGRREDRLLFDYQADLARQFGYKDAEHTLAVEQFMQRYYRMIKRLSRLNEMLLQLYQETILYTELDEKPQLLNKRFQIKRGFIEITHRNVFQRYPFAMLELFLLMQQHPEIRGIRAATIRQLREHRHRINNAFRRDLRARSLFMEIFRQPAGITHALRRMHSHGILGRYIPAFATITGRMQYDLFHVYTVDTHTLMVVSNLRRLSVPEHRDEFPLLSEIHSRLPKPELLYLAALFHDIAKGRGGDHSELGAEDAYAFCLQHGLSRYDCRFVAWLVRKHLLMSMTAQRRDISDPGVINEFAGEVGDRKHLEYLYLLTVADIRATDAKLWNNWRKSLLQELYRRTAQALRRGLGQPIDEDELVAEAQHRARELLRHKGLHHMTVRSIWRHFTPDYFLRYSAAEVAWHTAAIHAAGDAAHAPLVLVEPDTQRGGIEVFIYTRDRDNIFALAVSALDQLSLDILDARIITTDNGYTLDSFLVHTPTGGDDPTATAVTIRETLRTHLADPKTLPEPATGATPRRLRHFNTMTQVDFSDDTRNNRTAMELIAGDQPGLLAQVGYTLARHGLRVQNAKIATLGERAEDVFFMTDDANAPLGSAIRQQLRSELLSAFDDDSDIMRRGDGV, from the coding sequence ATGATCGATCGGCAGCTGCTCGATCTCGACGCGCTCGATCGTGCGCTCACCGACACGGCCAACGTCACCCCCGTTCTCCAGCGCGCGCTGGCCGATGCGGACGATACGCTGAGTGCCCGATTCCTCGATGGCGAGCCGGCATTCAAGCTCGTACCGCTCCGCGCCGCGGTCATGGATGCGGTGGTCACGCGGGCCTGGGCAATCTGTCTCGGGGATCTCGCCGACCATGCCTGTCTGGCAGCGGTCGGGGGGTACGGCCGCGGTGAGCTGCATCCGGGCTCGGACACCGATCTGATGATCATCATCCCGGCGCCACTGCCCGAGGCTCTCGAGTCGCGCCTCAGCGATCTGGTCACACGACTCTGGGATATCGGTATTGAGGTCGGGCATAGCGTGCGCAGTGTCAACGACTGCGTCGAACAGGCCCGGCGGGACATAACGGTCGCCACGAATCTAATGGAGGCTCGCCCGCTGGCGGGTGATCGGTCGCTATTCGATGCCATGGATGCGGCCACCAGTCCCTATCGAATCTGGTCCGGGCCGGATTTCTTCGAGGCGAAATGGGCGGAGCAGCAAAAACGCCACGAGCGCTACGACGACACCGCCTACAACCTTGAGCCCAACCTCAAGGAAAGCCCCGGCGGGTTGCGCGACATCCATATGATCGGCTGGGTCGCTAAGCGGCACTTCAACGCCGGGGCACTCAGTGACCTCGTCGACCTTGGATTCCTCAGCGAGAGTGAATACGAGGAGCTGATCCAGGGCCAGCATTTCCTGTGGGATATCCGCTTCGCGCTGCATCGGCTCGCGGGTCGCCGGGAGGACCGCCTCCTGTTTGACTATCAGGCCGATCTCGCCCGTCAGTTTGGTTACAAGGACGCGGAGCACACCCTCGCGGTGGAGCAGTTCATGCAGCGATACTATCGCATGATCAAGCGCTTATCGCGGCTTAATGAGATGCTGCTGCAGCTCTATCAGGAAACCATCCTCTACACCGAACTCGATGAGAAACCGCAGCTGCTCAACAAGCGTTTTCAGATCAAGCGGGGCTTTATCGAGATCACACACCGCAACGTCTTTCAGCGCTATCCCTTTGCCATGCTTGAGCTTTTCCTGCTCATGCAGCAGCACCCGGAGATCCGCGGTATCCGCGCCGCGACGATCCGTCAGCTCCGTGAGCACCGTCATCGCATCAATAACGCCTTCCGCCGCGATCTGCGCGCCCGAAGCCTGTTCATGGAGATCTTCCGCCAGCCTGCAGGCATTACCCATGCGCTGCGGCGCATGCACAGCCACGGCATTCTGGGGCGCTACATCCCGGCGTTCGCGACGATCACCGGTCGAATGCAGTACGACCTGTTCCACGTCTATACCGTCGATACCCACACGCTGATGGTGGTCAGTAACCTGCGGCGGCTCAGCGTGCCCGAGCATCGCGACGAATTCCCGCTCCTCAGCGAGATCCACTCGCGCCTGCCCAAGCCTGAACTGCTCTACCTGGCCGCCCTCTTTCACGATATCGCCAAGGGGCGGGGCGGCGATCATTCCGAACTCGGCGCCGAAGACGCTTATGCGTTCTGCCTGCAGCATGGTCTGTCGCGCTATGACTGCCGATTCGTCGCGTGGCTGGTACGCAAGCACCTGTTAATGTCCATGACCGCGCAGCGCCGGGACATCAGCGACCCCGGCGTGATCAACGAGTTTGCCGGCGAGGTTGGCGATCGCAAGCATCTCGAGTATCTCTACCTGCTCACGGTTGCCGATATACGGGCCACCGACGCCAAGCTCTGGAACAACTGGCGCAAGTCGCTCCTCCAGGAGCTCTATCGCCGCACGGCCCAGGCACTCCGGCGCGGGCTCGGCCAGCCGATCGACGAGGATGAGCTTGTGGCCGAGGCGCAGCATCGTGCCCGCGAGCTACTCCGGCACAAGGGCCTGCACCACATGACGGTGCGCTCGATCTGGCGCCATTTCACGCCGGATTACTTCCTACGCTACTCGGCGGCCGAGGTGGCCTGGCACACCGCGGCGATCCACGCCGCCGGCGATGCCGCTCATGCGCCGCTGGTACTGGTTGAACCGGACACCCAGCGCGGCGGCATCGAGGTATTCATCTATACCCGCGACCGCGACAATATCTTCGCGCTGGCGGTGTCGGCGCTGGATCAGTTGAGCCTGGATATCCTCGATGCGCGCATCATCACCACCGACAACGGTTATACGCTGGATAGCTTTCTGGTCCACACCCCGACCGGCGGCGACGATCCCACCGCGACAGCCGTGACCATCCGCGAGACATTGCGCACCCATCTCGCTGACCCGAAGACGCTGCCCGAGCCTGCCACCGGCGCCACACCCCGTCGGCTGCGGCATTTCAATACGATGACGCAGGTCGATTTCAGTGACGACACCCGTAACAACCGCACCGCCATGGAGCTGATTGCCGGTGATCAGCCCGGGCTGCTCGCGCAGGTCGGTTACACACTGGCGCGCCATGGCCTGCGGGTACAGAACGCCAAGATCGCGACCCTCGGTGAACGCGCCGAAGATGTCTTTTTCATGACCGATGATGCGAATGCGCCACTCGGGAGTGCTATCCGGCAGCAATTGCGCAGTGAACTGCTGAGCGCGTTTGATGATGATTCGGACATCATGCGGAGGGGTGATGGTGTCTAA
- the dapC gene encoding succinyldiaminopimelate transaminase: protein MVSNRYNPGQPGLAELQPYPFERLRTLLADVEPPSDQPSVPLSIGEPKHPVPALIADALHAGVAESLGRYPATAGQPALREAIAAWLGERFRLGDTGVDPERHILPAAGTREALFAVTQALLDPASRPDVLMPNPFYQIYEGAALLAGGRPRMLNTDADSGLPMIEAFSDADWARCGLIYLCSPGNPTGRVIPQGFWERLFRLQDRHGFVIAADECYSELYRDETRAPLGLLQACAADGRDRFEGCLVFHSLSKRSNVPGLRSGFIAGDARLIEAFRAYRTYQGCALPLHVQRASQAAWSDETHVFENREAYREKFRRARSILADVAPYRDPEAGFYIWLPVPGGDDETFTRALYARTGITVLPGRYLSRPTANGDPGAGHVRMALVADTAVCEDAMHRIRQFIEQPK, encoded by the coding sequence ATGGTGTCTAACCGGTATAACCCCGGCCAGCCCGGGCTCGCCGAGCTGCAGCCCTACCCCTTCGAGCGCCTGCGCACGCTGTTGGCGGATGTCGAACCACCTTCGGATCAGCCATCGGTCCCACTGTCCATCGGTGAGCCCAAGCATCCGGTGCCGGCATTGATCGCCGATGCGCTTCATGCCGGCGTTGCCGAAAGTCTCGGCCGCTACCCCGCTACGGCGGGGCAGCCGGCGCTCCGTGAAGCCATTGCAGCCTGGCTTGGCGAACGGTTTCGGTTAGGGGATACGGGCGTCGATCCGGAGCGGCACATCCTGCCGGCAGCAGGGACCCGAGAGGCGCTGTTCGCCGTCACCCAGGCCCTGCTCGATCCGGCCAGTCGCCCCGATGTACTCATGCCCAACCCCTTCTACCAGATCTACGAAGGCGCGGCCCTGCTCGCGGGTGGCCGGCCCCGCATGCTCAATACCGATGCGGACAGCGGTCTGCCGATGATCGAGGCATTCAGCGATGCCGACTGGGCACGCTGCGGGCTGATCTATCTATGTAGTCCCGGCAATCCGACCGGCCGGGTCATCCCGCAGGGGTTCTGGGAACGGCTTTTCCGCCTGCAGGACCGCCACGGCTTCGTGATCGCCGCCGACGAGTGCTACAGCGAGCTCTATCGCGACGAGACGCGGGCGCCGCTGGGCCTTCTGCAGGCCTGCGCCGCGGATGGCCGTGACCGCTTTGAGGGATGCCTGGTCTTTCACAGCCTGTCAAAACGCTCCAACGTTCCCGGGCTTCGCTCCGGGTTCATCGCCGGTGATGCGCGGCTCATTGAGGCGTTCAGGGCCTATCGCACCTACCAGGGCTGTGCCCTGCCCCTGCATGTGCAGCGCGCCAGTCAGGCGGCGTGGTCCGACGAAACCCATGTTTTCGAAAACCGCGAGGCCTATCGCGAGAAATTCCGCCGCGCCCGGTCGATCCTCGCCGATGTGGCGCCGTATCGCGACCCCGAAGCCGGTTTCTACATCTGGCTGCCGGTCCCCGGTGGTGATGACGAGACATTCACCCGTGCGCTCTACGCCCGCACCGGAATCACGGTCCTGCCGGGTCGCTATCTGTCGCGTCCCACCGCCAACGGCGATCCCGGCGCCGGCCATGTCCGCATGGCACTGGTCGCCGATACCGCGGTCTGCGAGGATGCCATGCATCGTATCCGTCAATTCATCGAGCAACCGAAGTGA
- the dapD gene encoding 2,3,4,5-tetrahydropyridine-2,6-dicarboxylate N-succinyltransferase: MESIQATIETAFERRDTLTPANAPAELHDAVAEALGRLDRGEARVAEKMHGDWQVNEWLKKAVLLSFRLTPNQRIRGGETDYFDKVAMKYADYNSADFEADGVRVVPPAAARRGAYIAEGVVLMPSYVNIGAYVDRGTMVDTWATVGSCAQIGRNVHLSGGAGIGGVLEPLQASPTIVEDNCFIGARSEIVEGVRVEEGAVISMGVFIGQSTKIYNRETGEVIHGRVPAGAVVVPGSLPAADGSHSLACAVIIKHVDAQTRAKVGINELLRP, encoded by the coding sequence ATGGAATCCATCCAGGCAACGATCGAGACCGCTTTCGAGCGGCGCGACACACTGACGCCGGCAAACGCCCCCGCCGAACTGCATGATGCCGTGGCGGAGGCGCTGGGGCGACTGGATCGGGGCGAGGCCCGAGTGGCCGAGAAGATGCACGGCGACTGGCAGGTCAATGAGTGGCTGAAAAAGGCCGTGCTGCTCTCATTCCGCCTTACCCCCAATCAGCGTATCCGCGGCGGTGAGACGGATTATTTCGACAAGGTCGCGATGAAGTATGCCGACTACAACAGCGCCGATTTCGAGGCGGATGGTGTCCGCGTCGTCCCGCCGGCCGCCGCCCGTCGTGGCGCCTATATCGCCGAAGGCGTGGTGCTGATGCCCTCCTATGTCAACATCGGCGCCTATGTCGATCGCGGCACGATGGTCGATACCTGGGCGACGGTCGGCTCCTGTGCCCAGATCGGGCGCAATGTCCATCTCTCCGGCGGCGCCGGCATCGGTGGTGTGCTCGAGCCCCTACAGGCCAGCCCCACCATTGTGGAGGACAACTGCTTTATCGGTGCGCGCTCCGAGATCGTCGAGGGCGTTCGGGTCGAGGAAGGCGCTGTCATCTCGATGGGCGTATTCATCGGCCAGAGCACTAAGATCTACAACCGCGAGACCGGCGAGGTAATCCATGGCCGCGTGCCGGCTGGCGCTGTCGTGGTACCCGGCAGTCTGCCCGCTGCCGACGGCAGTCACAGCCTTGCCTGCGCGGTCATCATCAAGCATGTCGACGCTCAGACCCGTGCCAAGGTCGGCATCAATGAGCTGCTCCGGCCCTGA
- the dapE gene encoding succinyl-diaminopimelate desuccinylase, producing the protein MADHNAMDSAASADRAVALTEALIARASVTPSDAGCQSQIAAHLESAGFTIDWLPRGEVTNLLATRGQSGPLLLFVGHTDVVPPGPAADWQSPPFAPTRRDGYLYGRGSADMKTSVAAFVTACETLAATPSATDGLRIAIALTSDEEGPAQDGIRAIAPVIADRLGTIDWCLVGEPSSQSTLGDTIRVGRRGSLSGEITVTGRQGHVAYPDQADNPLHRLTPVLAELVNVQWDTGTDEFPPTQLQVTGIDTDTDAGNVIPGRASARFNLRYSPATTAEALQQRIAQTLDAHAPTAAIDWHHSAVPFASDAGPLRQAVIDVIAAQTGAAPIANTAGGTSDGRFIAPLGAEVVEFGPVNQSIHQVDEHVALAAIGQLTEAYEAIIRQLGRSAPLPD; encoded by the coding sequence ATGGCGGATCATAACGCCATGGATAGCGCCGCGAGTGCTGATCGGGCTGTCGCACTGACCGAGGCCCTGATTGCCCGCGCTTCGGTGACGCCCAGCGATGCGGGCTGCCAGTCACAGATCGCCGCCCATCTGGAAAGCGCCGGTTTCACGATCGACTGGCTGCCGCGCGGCGAGGTCACCAACCTGCTCGCGACCCGTGGTCAGTCGGGCCCACTGTTGCTGTTTGTCGGCCACACCGATGTGGTGCCCCCCGGACCGGCGGCTGACTGGCAGTCGCCACCGTTCGCGCCAACGCGACGCGACGGCTACCTCTACGGTCGCGGCAGCGCCGACATGAAGACGAGCGTCGCCGCCTTCGTGACCGCCTGCGAAACGCTAGCAGCCACCCCCTCGGCCACCGATGGTCTGCGTATCGCCATTGCGCTCACCAGTGACGAGGAGGGGCCAGCGCAGGACGGGATACGGGCGATTGCGCCGGTCATCGCCGATCGCCTCGGTACGATTGACTGGTGTCTGGTGGGGGAGCCGAGCAGCCAATCGACCCTGGGCGACACCATCCGAGTGGGTCGACGCGGCTCACTGAGTGGCGAGATCACGGTCACCGGTCGCCAGGGCCATGTCGCCTACCCGGATCAGGCGGATAACCCCCTTCATCGCCTGACTCCAGTGCTGGCGGAGCTTGTCAACGTGCAATGGGATACCGGGACCGACGAATTCCCCCCGACCCAGCTACAGGTCACTGGCATTGATACCGACACAGACGCCGGTAACGTCATCCCGGGCCGGGCATCGGCTCGGTTCAACCTTCGCTATTCCCCCGCCACCACCGCCGAGGCATTGCAGCAACGCATCGCTCAGACGCTTGATGCCCATGCCCCGACGGCGGCGATCGACTGGCATCACTCCGCGGTTCCGTTCGCCAGCGATGCCGGTCCCCTGCGGCAGGCGGTCATCGATGTGATTGCGGCGCAGACCGGCGCAGCGCCGATCGCCAACACCGCTGGCGGGACATCCGACGGGCGCTTCATCGCCCCGCTGGGCGCAGAAGTGGTGGAATTCGGGCCGGTCAATCAGAGCATCCATCAGGTCGATGAACATGTCGCCCTGGCGGCCATCGGTCAGCTCACCGAGGCCTATGAGGCGATCATCCGACAGCTGGGCCGGTCTGCTCCGCTCCCAGACTGA
- a CDS encoding NAD(P)/FAD-dependent oxidoreductase — translation MRIAIIGAGIAGLSAAGALRNAGVEPVVFDKGRGPGGRIVSKRTSYGGIDLGTQYFTARDGAFRAAVDDWRRAGVVEPWVVTPMVLPERQPARAQERLVAVPRMSALARHMADGVDVHCGVQVSEMIRESSDWAIYDRHGECLGRFDSVLLTAPAPQAQSLLAEPSPRLAARAAAAPMQPCWSVGVVLEKPLDVDFEAGFPSSGPLGWVARLGSRPQRPDDPEIWTLHATDAWSEANIEWSEDAAGEFLAQSFSELVRRQPLIRDRIAHRWRFARARAALAESAGYLEHDHLLCAGDWVADGRVEGAWRSGQAAARRLLSLGAEQTGPAVG, via the coding sequence ATGCGCATCGCCATTATCGGGGCAGGCATCGCCGGGCTTAGCGCGGCTGGCGCACTGAGGAACGCCGGCGTCGAGCCGGTCGTCTTTGATAAAGGGCGTGGCCCCGGCGGACGCATCGTCAGCAAGCGTACCTCCTACGGAGGCATCGATCTGGGCACGCAGTACTTCACTGCTCGCGACGGTGCGTTCCGGGCGGCGGTGGATGATTGGCGGCGGGCCGGGGTCGTGGAGCCATGGGTCGTTACCCCCATGGTTCTCCCTGAACGCCAGCCGGCCCGTGCGCAGGAGCGGCTGGTGGCGGTGCCGCGTATGTCCGCACTGGCCCGTCACATGGCTGATGGGGTGGATGTGCACTGCGGTGTCCAGGTCAGTGAGATGATCCGTGAGTCGTCGGACTGGGCGATTTATGATCGTCACGGTGAGTGCCTGGGTCGGTTCGATAGTGTACTGCTCACGGCTCCGGCCCCTCAGGCCCAGTCGCTGCTGGCTGAGCCCAGCCCGCGTCTGGCCGCGCGGGCGGCTGCCGCGCCGATGCAGCCCTGCTGGTCGGTCGGTGTGGTGCTCGAGAAACCGCTTGATGTGGATTTTGAGGCTGGTTTTCCAAGCAGCGGTCCACTTGGCTGGGTCGCGCGGCTGGGCTCCCGGCCGCAGCGCCCGGACGACCCCGAGATCTGGACGCTGCACGCAACGGATGCCTGGAGCGAGGCAAACATTGAGTGGTCGGAAGATGCCGCCGGAGAGTTCCTTGCGCAGTCCTTTTCAGAACTGGTGCGGCGGCAGCCACTGATTCGTGACCGCATCGCCCATCGCTGGCGCTTTGCCCGGGCCCGGGCTGCACTGGCCGAGTCTGCCGGTTATCTCGAGCATGATCATCTGCTCTGTGCCGGTGACTGGGTCGCCGACGGCCGGGTCGAGGGGGCCTGGCGAAGTGGTCAAGCGGCCGCGCGGCGGCTACTCAGTCTGGGAGCGGAGCAGACCGGCCCAGCTGTCGGATGA
- the dapB gene encoding 4-hydroxy-tetrahydrodipicolinate reductase: protein MTRIAILGASGRMGRTLIRLIGDADGLTLAGATARPGSDAEGQDAGTLAGCGALGVSVSTSVRSALAGADVAIDFTLPAGLPGNLEAALTAGCPLVIGTTGIGAEGTSAIDAAAASLPIVYAANYSSGVTLLQQLVRTAAAALDSDYDVEIVEAHHRHKRDAPSGTARALGQSVAEGRGVRLDDQAIYAREGATGERPVGAIGFQALRGGDIVGEHTVMLAGDGERIELTHRAGSRETFARGALRAARWLTAQPAGRYDMEDVLGLKG from the coding sequence ATGACCCGAATCGCGATCCTCGGTGCCTCCGGTCGGATGGGACGGACACTTATCCGGCTGATTGGTGATGCCGATGGGCTGACGCTTGCCGGCGCGACGGCCCGGCCAGGCAGCGACGCGGAGGGTCAGGATGCCGGTACATTGGCCGGGTGCGGAGCGCTTGGTGTCAGCGTTTCAACATCGGTACGGAGTGCCCTGGCGGGCGCCGATGTGGCCATTGATTTCACGCTTCCGGCGGGCCTGCCCGGTAACCTCGAAGCCGCGTTAACGGCCGGCTGTCCGTTGGTGATCGGCACCACGGGGATCGGTGCCGAGGGCACGAGCGCTATCGACGCCGCCGCCGCGTCGCTGCCCATCGTCTATGCCGCTAACTACAGCAGTGGCGTGACGCTCCTCCAGCAGCTGGTCCGCACGGCCGCCGCGGCGCTCGACAGCGACTATGACGTCGAGATCGTTGAGGCGCATCATCGCCATAAACGGGATGCACCGTCAGGCACTGCACGTGCCCTCGGGCAGTCGGTGGCTGAGGGACGGGGCGTGCGGCTTGACGATCAGGCGATCTACGCTCGTGAAGGTGCAACCGGCGAGCGCCCGGTCGGTGCAATCGGCTTCCAGGCCCTTCGTGGGGGCGATATCGTCGGTGAGCATACGGTGATGCTCGCCGGCGACGGTGAGCGCATCGAGCTGACGCATCGCGCCGGGAGTCGCGAGACCTTTGCCCGCGGTGCCCTTCGGGCCGCCCGGTGGTTAACGGCGCAGCCGGCGGGCCGCTACGATATGGAGGACGTCCTCGGCCTCAAGGGCTGA